Genomic segment of Sodaliphilus pleomorphus:
CGGCATATTTCACACCGGGCTTGGCCACCTCGAGCACATAGTCGTGGCAAGCCTCGACAATGCTGTAGATTTCGAGCTGGCGCTGGGTGAACTTGCCGTTAACAGGATAGGTGCGGGTGTTGTCGCTGCAATAGCCCGTCACCGTCTCGGCGCCGGCGTCGCACAGCACCAGGCGGCCGCTCTCGAGCTTGCGCTCGCTGGGGTTGCCGTGCATGATCTCGCCGTGCTGCGAGAAGATGGTGCCGAAGCTCACCTGATAGCCATAGCTGCGCACGACGCCCTCCATTTGGCCGGCAATGTACTTCTCGGTCACGCCAGGCTTGGTGAGGCGCATGGCAGTGGTGTGCATCATGTAGCCCACTGCGCAGGCCTTCTCGATCTCGGCAATCTCCAGCTCGCTCTTGGTAGAGCGCATCTTCACCACGGCCCCTATGAGCTCGAGCGAGGCTGCCTCGCGCTGCTTGGCGGGGTGAATGCCTGTGAGATCCATGATCTCGATCATGGTGTCGTGGCGGTAGGGCGGCAGGAAGTGCACCTTGCGGCCCTTGGCCCGTGCCTGGTCTACGATTTCCTTTATCTTGGCATGGGGGGCGCTGTGAGCCACGCCCACCATCTCGGCCATCTGGGCCACCTTGGTCACATCGCCATACCACACAATATCCTCAACGCTCACGTCGTCGCCCAGAAGCCACTCCTCGTCGTTGTCGACGTCGATCACGCCCACAAATCCCGGGTCGAGAAACTGGCCGAAGTAATACATGAACGCCGAGTCCTGGCGAAACGGCTCATAGCAGTTGCTCGGGTAGTTGTTGGGGGCGCCATTGTTGCCAAAGAGCACAATCACGCCACTCTTCACGAGCCGCTTGAGCTCGTTGCGACGGTTTACATATACATCCTTGCTAAACATAGTAGTTTATGATTTTTTATTGTTGTGACTATTACTCTGTGTTGATTGCGGTAAAGGTAGCAAAAATAGAAAACAAAAGCAAGCACCCACCCCCACAAAACGCCGATG
This window contains:
- a CDS encoding aminopeptidase P family protein — encoded protein: MFSKDVYVNRRNELKRLVKSGVIVLFGNNGAPNNYPSNCYEPFRQDSAFMYYFGQFLDPGFVGVIDVDNDEEWLLGDDVSVEDIVWYGDVTKVAQMAEMVGVAHSAPHAKIKEIVDQARAKGRKVHFLPPYRHDTMIEIMDLTGIHPAKQREAASLELIGAVVKMRSTKSELEIAEIEKACAVGYMMHTTAMRLTKPGVTEKYIAGQMEGVVRSYGYQVSFGTIFSQHGEIMHGNPSERKLESGRLVLCDAGAETVTGYCSDNTRTYPVNGKFTQRQLEIYSIVEACHDYVLEVAKPGVKYADVHFAVCRLMTDRLKELGFMRGDTEEAVRAGAHAMFLPHGLGHMMGMDVHDMEGLGQIYVGFDAETRPNLEQFGTNCLRMGRRLEPGFVVTDEPGIYFIPALIDDWKASGHCAEFLNFDKLEEYKDFGGIRIEDDVLITPDGCRFLGKDRIPYHPHDVEDFMQDN